The proteins below are encoded in one region of Mycobacterium pseudokansasii:
- a CDS encoding polysaccharide biosynthesis tyrosine autokinase, with product MDFRTFVQTVLTRWKLVAAALLACLAGAAAVTVFQNKAYQSSATILISIAGATDVTEVYWGGQAAQDRLSSYAEIAGGRAVAERAVSRLQLPISGDTVVSNTQVKYTPKSMLFTITVTDTDPKRAALLAGAMADSFAALVPALDVNLRPQGSPQGREVPQPPKSAPMATATIVKQPEVPSRPSRPIPLRNMAMGLTAGVLLGIAVALTREASDRTVRSRGKLEQLSGLPTLAELPGKHGSTPRFGTDVTFDDAVRGLRSRLLRAMGSEARRVLVAAPFGGEGATTTALNLSLALAELGEDVLLVEGDTRRPVLAGLLRVESGEGLANALASPAIAAEAVKPTPISNLFLLAARFVRRETSPCSAYLPEVIDTVLADLSSRFDRMVVDGPPVLATADSALLAGAVQATVVVVRAGRTTVDELNDALTALRAAGAQIAGTVLTDARVPRHTRAAARIYRAKVGGTP from the coding sequence ATGGATTTCCGCACCTTCGTTCAGACCGTCCTCACGCGCTGGAAACTCGTCGCGGCCGCGTTGCTGGCGTGTCTGGCCGGTGCGGCGGCCGTCACGGTCTTCCAAAACAAGGCGTACCAGTCGTCGGCCACCATTCTCATCTCGATTGCCGGTGCGACCGACGTCACCGAGGTGTACTGGGGCGGGCAGGCTGCACAAGACCGGTTGTCGTCATACGCCGAGATTGCCGGTGGGCGTGCGGTAGCGGAGCGCGCCGTCAGTCGGCTGCAACTTCCGATCAGCGGCGACACCGTGGTGAGCAATACCCAGGTGAAGTACACCCCGAAGTCGATGCTGTTCACCATCACCGTCACCGATACCGATCCAAAGCGTGCCGCGCTGCTGGCGGGAGCGATGGCCGATTCGTTTGCCGCGCTGGTTCCCGCGCTGGACGTCAATTTGCGTCCGCAGGGCAGTCCGCAGGGCAGGGAGGTGCCCCAACCACCCAAATCAGCTCCGATGGCCACGGCGACCATCGTCAAGCAGCCCGAGGTGCCCAGCCGCCCGAGTAGGCCGATCCCGCTGCGCAACATGGCCATGGGTCTCACCGCCGGGGTACTGCTTGGCATCGCGGTTGCATTGACCCGGGAGGCCAGCGATCGTACCGTCCGCAGCCGCGGGAAGCTGGAACAACTTTCGGGTCTGCCGACCTTGGCCGAGTTGCCCGGAAAGCACGGCAGCACACCGCGATTCGGCACCGACGTGACATTCGACGACGCGGTGCGCGGGTTGCGCAGCCGACTGCTGCGGGCCATGGGATCCGAGGCCCGCCGGGTGCTGGTGGCTGCGCCGTTCGGCGGTGAAGGAGCCACGACGACAGCACTGAACTTGTCGCTGGCGCTCGCCGAACTCGGCGAAGACGTTCTGCTGGTCGAGGGCGATACCCGCCGGCCCGTGCTCGCCGGCTTGCTGCGAGTCGAGTCGGGGGAGGGCCTGGCCAACGCCCTGGCCAGTCCCGCCATTGCTGCCGAAGCCGTGAAGCCGACGCCGATTTCGAACCTGTTCCTTCTCGCGGCGCGATTCGTCCGCCGCGAGACCTCGCCCTGCAGTGCGTACCTCCCGGAAGTGATCGACACCGTGCTGGCGGACCTGTCGTCGCGTTTCGACCGAATGGTGGTCGACGGGCCGCCGGTGCTGGCGACAGCCGACAGTGCCCTATTGGCCGGCGCCGTTCAAGCCACGGTGGTGGTGGTGCGGGCGGGACGCACCACCGTCGATGAACTCAACGACGCGCTGACCGCGTTGCGCGCTGCCGGCGCGCAGATCGCCGGCACCGTGCTGACCGACGCCCGGGTGCCCCGGCACACCAGAGCCGCGGCGCGGATTTACCGGGCGAAGGTCGGCGGGACGCCGTGA
- a CDS encoding FkbM family methyltransferase codes for MRVARSVKHWLAPAAKAVAPRLFWRRKYRLLQRLGESRPDVRLAASLCDPNRISLDIGADVGEFTIAMLAASRSVMAFEPRPAQARDLASMFAAVGAAVLVDAVALSDKPGVTAMRVVESEPGRSTIDTDNVLSDVDGGDVQTIDVPVKRLDDLQLDDVGLIKIDVEGHELAVLRGAAETLRRNRPVILVEAEERHRPGAVAEITTLLTGLGYTGYFELDDARRPVEEFDPTQHQNPANIGGREDLWAAHGVYVNNFVFVPAQG; via the coding sequence ATGCGTGTAGCACGCTCGGTCAAACATTGGCTCGCCCCGGCGGCGAAAGCTGTGGCGCCACGCTTGTTCTGGCGGCGAAAATACCGTTTGCTACAACGCCTCGGCGAATCCCGCCCGGATGTGCGGCTGGCGGCGTCGTTATGCGATCCGAACCGCATTTCGCTGGACATCGGAGCCGACGTCGGCGAGTTCACGATCGCGATGCTGGCGGCGTCGCGGTCGGTCATGGCATTCGAACCCCGCCCGGCCCAGGCTCGCGATCTGGCGTCGATGTTCGCGGCGGTCGGTGCCGCGGTGCTGGTGGACGCGGTGGCGCTGTCGGACAAGCCCGGCGTGACGGCCATGCGAGTGGTCGAATCCGAACCCGGCCGGAGCACCATCGACACCGACAACGTCCTCAGCGACGTGGATGGCGGCGACGTCCAGACGATCGACGTGCCGGTCAAGCGCCTCGACGATCTTCAGCTGGACGACGTCGGCCTGATCAAGATCGATGTCGAGGGCCACGAACTTGCCGTGTTGCGCGGCGCCGCGGAAACGCTCCGGCGCAACCGGCCGGTGATTCTCGTGGAAGCCGAGGAACGCCATCGCCCCGGCGCCGTCGCCGAAATCACCACGCTGTTGACCGGCCTGGGCTACACGGGCTACTTCGAACTCGACGACGCCCGGCGGCCGGTCGAAGAGTTCGACCCGACGCAACACCAGAACCCGGCAAACATCGGCGGCCGAGAGGACCTGTGGGCGGCCCACGGCGTCTACGTCAACAACTTCGTCTTTGTGCCTGCGCAGGGTTGA
- the glpR gene encoding gephyrin-like molybdotransferase receptor GlpR: protein MPSIPQSLLWISLVVLWLFVLVPMLISKRDAVRRTSDVALATRVLNGGASARLLKRTGPAAGHRSDPHWKPEEDWGTEPVGQADDDVDQDTAPVHDVASDADVADEVDRPGAVVMKVGAAGQARETEADRPDYLDVEVVEENSGALPAGASARTAEPTPLAADGRSAADEPAIEDDAADESELDTAELFAVRTGDQEHADRVGRADDEYEYVEDSSGLEPPEDPQDDHDAPASFTPGASRRRRFDTKTAAAVSARKYAFRKRMLMAMALVLVASAVAAFEVTPLAWWLCGTAITVTVLYLAYLRRQTRIEEKVRRRRMHRMARARVGVENAHDRDYDVVPSRLRRPGAVVLEIDDEDPIFEHLDNAVPMRHYGWSRDLPRAVGQ from the coding sequence ATGCCAAGCATCCCGCAGTCGCTCTTGTGGATATCGCTCGTGGTGCTCTGGCTGTTCGTGCTGGTACCCATGCTCATCAGCAAACGCGACGCGGTGCGGCGCACCAGCGACGTCGCCTTGGCGACCCGGGTGCTCAACGGCGGTGCCAGCGCGCGGCTGCTCAAGCGCACGGGTCCCGCCGCCGGTCATCGCAGCGACCCCCACTGGAAGCCCGAGGAAGACTGGGGCACCGAGCCCGTCGGCCAGGCCGACGACGACGTGGATCAGGACACGGCTCCGGTCCATGACGTGGCGTCGGACGCCGACGTTGCCGACGAGGTCGATCGCCCGGGTGCGGTCGTCATGAAGGTCGGCGCCGCGGGCCAGGCTCGCGAAACCGAGGCCGACAGACCGGATTACCTGGACGTCGAGGTGGTCGAGGAGAACTCGGGGGCGCTTCCGGCCGGGGCCAGCGCGCGAACAGCCGAGCCGACGCCGTTGGCAGCCGATGGCCGATCCGCTGCGGACGAACCGGCCATCGAGGACGACGCCGCCGACGAGTCCGAACTCGACACCGCGGAGCTGTTCGCCGTGCGGACCGGCGACCAGGAGCATGCCGATCGTGTCGGCCGTGCTGACGACGAATACGAATACGTCGAGGACTCGTCCGGTTTGGAACCGCCGGAGGATCCCCAGGATGACCATGACGCGCCGGCGAGTTTCACCCCCGGTGCCTCACGGCGGCGCCGGTTCGACACCAAGACCGCCGCCGCGGTGAGCGCGCGCAAGTACGCGTTTCGCAAGCGCATGCTGATGGCGATGGCGCTGGTACTGGTGGCCTCGGCGGTTGCAGCCTTCGAGGTGACCCCGCTGGCATGGTGGTTGTGCGGTACCGCTATCACGGTCACGGTGCTCTACCTGGCCTATCTGCGCCGGCAGACCCGCATCGAGGAGAAGGTGCGTCGTCGCCGGATGCACCGGATGGCGCGGGCGCGGGTCGGCGTGGAGAACGCTCATGACCGCGACTACGACGTGGTGCCGTCCCGGCTGCGGCGTCCCGGCGCGGTGGTGCTGGAAATCGACGACGAGGACCCGATCTTCGAGCACCTGGACAACGCGGTACCGATGCGGCACTACGGGTGGTCACGCGATCTGCCGCGCGCCGTCGGTCAGTAG
- a CDS encoding GNAT family N-acetyltransferase, whose product MNLLRSSYRHPGWPMNIGPLRVRAGVIRLRPVRMRDGAQWSRIRMADRAHLEPWEPSAEGDWAIRHSVAAWPAVCSGLRSEARKGRMLPYVIELDGKFCGQLTIGNVTHGALRSAWIGYWVPSTHTGGGVATGALALGLDHCFGRVGLHRVEATVRPENAASRAVLAKVGFREEGLLRRYLEVDSAWRDHLVVAITIEEVDGSVVSRLIRAGRASLP is encoded by the coding sequence GTGAACCTGTTGCGCTCGAGTTACCGGCATCCCGGCTGGCCGATGAACATCGGGCCGCTGCGCGTCAGGGCGGGAGTGATCCGGTTGCGACCGGTCCGGATGCGCGACGGCGCGCAGTGGAGCCGGATCCGGATGGCCGATCGTGCCCACCTGGAGCCGTGGGAGCCCAGCGCGGAAGGTGACTGGGCGATCCGGCATTCGGTTGCCGCGTGGCCGGCGGTGTGTTCGGGTCTGCGTTCTGAGGCGCGCAAAGGCCGCATGCTGCCCTACGTCATCGAGCTCGACGGGAAGTTCTGCGGTCAACTGACCATTGGCAACGTCACTCACGGGGCGCTGCGATCGGCCTGGATCGGCTATTGGGTACCGAGCACGCACACCGGTGGCGGGGTTGCCACCGGTGCCTTGGCGCTGGGCCTCGACCACTGCTTCGGCCGGGTGGGACTGCATCGGGTCGAGGCCACCGTGCGTCCGGAGAATGCCGCCAGCCGTGCCGTTTTGGCAAAGGTCGGTTTTCGCGAGGAGGGTCTGCTGCGCCGTTACCTCGAGGTCGACTCGGCGTGGCGCGACCACCTGGTGGTGGCGATCACCATCGAAGAGGTCGATGGGTCGGTGGTGTCGAGGCTGATCCGCGCCGGCCGGGCGAGTTTGCCCTGA
- the glp gene encoding gephyrin-like molybdotransferase Glp, producing MRSVEEQQARISAAAVAPRPIRVAIAEAQGLMCAEEVVTERPLPGFDQAAIDGYAVRSVDVMSVGQHLGPGATELFADDASLDDRDVVTLPVMGTIEAGARTPTRLQPRQAARVQTGAPLPTLADTVLPLRWTDGGMSRVRVLRGAPSGAYVRHAGDDVQPGDVAVRAGTIIGPAQVGLLAAVGRERVLVHPRPRLSVMAVGGELVDICRTPGNGQVYDVNSYALAAAGRDAGAEVNRVGIVSNNPKELGEIVEGQLNRAELVVIAGGVGGAAAEAVRAVLSELGEMEVVRVAMHPGSVQGFGQLGRDRVPTFLLPANPVSALVVFEVMVRPLIRLSLGKRQPMRRIVQARTLSPITSVAGRKGYLRGQLMRDQDSGEYLVQALGGAAGGSSHLLATLAEANCLVVVPTGAEQIRTGEIVDVAFLAQHG from the coding sequence GTGCGTTCTGTGGAGGAGCAGCAGGCCCGGATATCGGCCGCCGCGGTAGCCCCGAGACCGATCCGTGTTGCCATTGCCGAGGCGCAGGGCCTGATGTGCGCCGAAGAAGTGGTGACCGAGCGCCCGCTGCCCGGTTTCGACCAGGCCGCGATCGACGGCTACGCGGTGCGCAGCGTCGACGTGATGAGTGTCGGCCAACACCTTGGCCCGGGGGCCACCGAGCTCTTCGCCGACGACGCGAGCCTCGACGATCGCGACGTGGTGACCCTGCCGGTGATGGGCACCATCGAAGCGGGTGCGCGGACCCCGACGAGGTTGCAGCCGCGCCAGGCGGCCCGGGTGCAGACCGGGGCCCCGCTGCCCACCTTGGCCGATACCGTGCTGCCGTTGCGGTGGACCGACGGTGGGATGTCGCGGGTGCGGGTGCTGCGCGGTGCGCCGTCGGGTGCCTATGTGCGCCATGCCGGTGACGATGTGCAGCCCGGTGATGTTGCGGTTCGGGCCGGCACCATCATCGGCCCGGCGCAGGTGGGGCTGCTGGCCGCGGTCGGCCGGGAACGGGTGCTGGTGCACCCGCGTCCGCGACTGTCGGTCATGGCCGTCGGCGGCGAGCTGGTCGACATCTGTCGCACCCCGGGCAACGGGCAGGTGTATGACGTCAACTCCTACGCCCTTGCCGCCGCCGGCCGGGATGCCGGGGCCGAGGTGAACCGGGTCGGCATCGTCAGCAACAACCCCAAGGAACTCGGCGAGATTGTCGAGGGTCAGCTCAACCGCGCGGAGCTGGTGGTGATCGCCGGCGGGGTCGGCGGCGCGGCCGCCGAAGCGGTGCGCGCGGTGCTGTCCGAACTCGGCGAGATGGAAGTCGTCCGCGTTGCGATGCACCCCGGATCCGTGCAGGGGTTCGGGCAGCTGGGGCGGGATCGGGTTCCGACGTTTCTACTGCCGGCCAATCCGGTCAGCGCGCTGGTGGTTTTCGAGGTGATGGTCCGGCCGCTGATCCGGCTGTCGCTGGGCAAGCGACAGCCGATGCGCCGGATCGTGCAGGCCCGCACCTTGTCGCCGATTACCTCGGTGGCCGGGCGCAAGGGTTACCTGCGCGGTCAGCTGATGCGCGATCAGGACAGTGGCGAGTACCTGGTGCAGGCGCTGGGCGGAGCCGCGGGCGGATCGTCGCACCTGCTGGCCACCCTGGCCGAGGCCAACTGTCTGGTTGTGGTTCCCACCGGAGCAGAGCAGATTCGCACCGGCGAGATCGTCGACGTCGCCTTCCTGGCTCAGCACGGCTAG
- a CDS encoding UTP--glucose-1-phosphate uridylyltransferase, with translation MSSDVSVPFTAIVPAAGLGTRFLPATKTVPKELLPVVDTPGIELVAAEAAAAGAERLVIVTSEGKDSVVAHFVEDLVLEGTLEARGKTAMLAKVRRAPELIKVESVVQSEPLGLGHAIGCVEPALSADEDAVAVLLPDDLVLPTGVLKTMSKVRARLGGTVLCAIEVTPEEISAYGVFDVEPAPDAAMTDVLRVKGMVEKPKAQDAPSMYAAAGRYVLDRAIFGALRRIDRGAGGEVQLTDAIALLIAEGHPVHVVVHRGSRHDLGNPGGYLKAAVDFALDRDDYGPELRRWLVARLGLTEQ, from the coding sequence ATGTCATCAGATGTTTCGGTCCCTTTCACGGCGATCGTCCCCGCAGCCGGCCTGGGCACGCGGTTCCTGCCCGCGACCAAGACGGTGCCCAAGGAGCTGCTGCCGGTGGTCGACACGCCCGGCATCGAGCTGGTGGCCGCCGAGGCGGCTGCCGCCGGTGCCGAGCGGCTGGTGATCGTCACCTCCGAGGGCAAGGACAGTGTGGTCGCCCATTTCGTCGAGGATCTGGTGCTCGAAGGCACCCTCGAGGCCCGCGGCAAGACGGCCATGCTGGCCAAGGTGCGCCGCGCTCCGGAGCTGATCAAGGTGGAGTCCGTGGTGCAGTCCGAGCCGCTGGGACTCGGACACGCCATCGGCTGCGTAGAGCCCGCGCTGTCAGCTGACGAGGACGCCGTCGCGGTACTGCTGCCCGATGACCTGGTGCTGCCGACCGGGGTGCTGAAGACCATGTCGAAGGTTCGAGCCCGGCTGGGCGGCACCGTGTTGTGCGCCATCGAAGTGACGCCCGAGGAGATCAGCGCCTACGGGGTCTTCGACGTCGAACCGGCCCCCGATGCCGCGATGACCGACGTGCTGAGGGTCAAGGGGATGGTCGAAAAGCCCAAGGCGCAGGACGCCCCGTCGATGTACGCGGCAGCCGGTCGCTATGTGCTCGACCGGGCGATCTTTGGTGCGTTGCGCCGCATCGACCGAGGAGCAGGCGGGGAAGTTCAGCTCACCGACGCCATTGCGCTGCTGATCGCCGAGGGCCATCCGGTGCACGTGGTCGTGCACCGGGGATCCCGACACGACTTGGGAAATCCCGGCGGCTACCTCAAGGCTGCGGTTGACTTTGCATTGGATCGTGACGATTACGGCCCGGAGTTGCGGCGATGGTTGGTGGCGCGATTGGGTCTGACCGAGCAGTAG
- a CDS encoding 5-formyltetrahydrofolate cyclo-ligase yields the protein MTSAGKAALRRRVLAARRLVADDVRATEAGLFTRHLEPLVSGRTTVCAYVPVGDEPGSMDMLMSLRHRAARVLLPVARVAADKVPLPLLWGEYRPAELVRGRWGLLEPPGPWLPESAVAGADLVLVPALAVDRRGVRLGKGFGFYDRSLAGMHPHTRLIALIRDEELVDELPGEAHDVRMTDVITPARGLIALPCGND from the coding sequence GTGACAAGCGCGGGCAAGGCAGCGTTGCGGCGACGGGTGCTGGCCGCACGTCGCCTGGTTGCCGACGACGTCCGGGCCACCGAGGCGGGGCTGTTCACCCGGCACCTGGAGCCCTTGGTGAGCGGCCGAACCACGGTCTGCGCCTATGTGCCGGTGGGTGACGAGCCAGGGTCGATGGACATGCTCATGTCATTGCGGCACCGCGCGGCACGGGTGCTGTTGCCGGTGGCACGGGTGGCCGCTGACAAGGTTCCGTTGCCGCTGCTGTGGGGTGAGTACCGCCCCGCCGAGCTGGTGCGGGGCCGGTGGGGACTGCTCGAGCCGCCCGGACCCTGGCTCCCGGAATCGGCTGTAGCCGGGGCCGACCTGGTACTCGTGCCGGCCCTGGCCGTCGACCGGCGGGGCGTGCGGCTGGGCAAGGGGTTCGGTTTCTACGACCGCTCACTGGCTGGGATGCACCCGCACACCCGGCTGATTGCGCTGATCCGCGACGAGGAATTGGTCGACGAGCTGCCGGGGGAGGCACACGACGTGCGAATGACCGACGTCATCACTCCCGCACGCGGATTGATCGCGCTCCCGTGCGGGAATGACTGA
- a CDS encoding FmdB family zinc ribbon protein yields the protein MPTYSYACTECADRFDVVQAFTDEALTTCGKCSGRLRKLFNSVGVVFKGSGFYRTDSRETDKKSKSSTNGSSSTESASSETKSSSPAEKSTSTTAPVTAGAAS from the coding sequence GTGCCGACTTACAGCTACGCGTGCACCGAGTGCGCCGACCGCTTCGACGTTGTGCAAGCCTTCACCGACGAAGCGCTGACCACTTGCGGGAAGTGCTCCGGTCGGCTGCGCAAGCTGTTCAACTCGGTTGGCGTCGTATTCAAGGGCAGCGGTTTTTACCGCACCGACAGCCGCGAAACCGACAAGAAGTCGAAGAGTTCGACCAATGGGTCGTCATCGACCGAGTCCGCGTCGAGCGAGACCAAGTCGTCGAGCCCGGCGGAGAAGTCCACCAGCACCACCGCCCCGGTTACCGCGGGCGCCGCAAGCTGA
- a CDS encoding SAF domain-containing protein yields the protein MAEPSLNASLFSRLSILLRPDWTRTVLARRIAAGGLVVLAGVAALRSNTEADGSQVVVAARDLRPGSALTYDDIRLETRSAATLPDGSQTNLGAVVGSTLAGPARRGEVLTDVRILGSRLAESTAGPGARIVPLHLADSALIDLVRVGDVVDVLAAPVTDSPAAAPVSKVVATDAVVVLVSAKQELQSHDERVVLVVLPARLANTVAGAVLGQTVTLTLH from the coding sequence GTGGCCGAACCATCGCTGAACGCATCCCTGTTCAGCCGCCTATCGATCCTGCTGCGCCCGGACTGGACCCGGACCGTCCTGGCGCGGCGCATCGCCGCCGGTGGACTCGTCGTGCTGGCCGGCGTAGCAGCGCTGCGGTCGAATACCGAGGCCGACGGTTCGCAGGTGGTGGTCGCCGCTCGGGACCTGCGCCCGGGCAGTGCCCTGACCTACGACGACATCCGGCTGGAAACGCGTTCGGCGGCAACGCTTCCCGATGGATCACAGACCAACCTGGGGGCAGTCGTCGGCTCGACGCTGGCAGGCCCGGCGCGACGCGGCGAGGTGCTCACCGATGTGCGGATCCTGGGCAGCCGACTGGCCGAGTCGACGGCCGGTCCCGGCGCCCGCATCGTCCCGCTCCATCTGGCCGATAGCGCGCTGATCGACCTTGTCCGGGTCGGCGACGTGGTGGACGTGCTTGCCGCGCCGGTTACCGATTCGCCGGCGGCTGCGCCGGTCAGCAAAGTCGTGGCCACCGACGCCGTCGTCGTGCTGGTGTCGGCAAAACAGGAGCTTCAATCACACGATGAGCGCGTCGTGTTGGTCGTCCTGCCGGCACGCCTGGCGAATACGGTTGCAGGCGCGGTGCTGGGGCAGACGGTGACCCTGACATTGCATTGA
- the mscL gene encoding large-conductance mechanosensitive channel protein MscL: MLKGFKEFLARGNIVDLAVAVVIGTAFTALVTKFTDSIITPLITRVGVNQQTSFGILRLDIGGGQAIDVNILLSAAINFVLIAAVVYFLIVLPYNRLRNKGEVEQADDAQVVLLTEIRDLLAQTNGDSPSGKHGGAAVPVSPPPNHGPRAET; this comes from the coding sequence ATGCTCAAAGGGTTCAAGGAGTTTCTCGCGCGGGGCAATATCGTCGACCTGGCCGTCGCGGTGGTCATCGGCACCGCGTTCACGGCGTTGGTCACCAAATTCACCGACAGCATCATCACGCCGTTGATAACCCGGGTCGGTGTCAACCAGCAGACCAGCTTCGGCATCTTGCGGTTGGACATCGGCGGCGGGCAGGCCATCGACGTGAACATCCTGCTGTCGGCGGCCATCAACTTTGTGCTGATCGCCGCCGTGGTGTACTTCTTGATCGTGCTGCCGTACAACAGGCTGCGCAATAAGGGCGAGGTCGAGCAGGCGGACGACGCGCAGGTGGTCCTGCTCACCGAGATCCGCGACTTGCTGGCCCAAACGAACGGCGACAGCCCGTCGGGCAAGCATGGCGGCGCTGCCGTGCCTGTGTCGCCGCCGCCCAACCACGGGCCTCGCGCGGAAACCTGA
- a CDS encoding MogA/MoaB family molybdenum cofactor biosynthesis protein, translating to MKAGPPLSELGYTVAPMEQGAELVVGRALVVVVDDRTAHGDEDHSGPLVTELLTEAGFVVDGVVAVSADEVEIRNALNTAVIGGVDLVVSVGGTGVTPRDVTPEATRDILDREILGIAEAIRASGLSAGIIDAGLSRGLAGVSGSTLVVNLAGSRYAVRDGMATLNPLAAQIIGQLSSLEI from the coding sequence ATGAAGGCAGGTCCTCCGTTGTCAGAGCTCGGATATACGGTTGCACCCATGGAACAGGGTGCGGAGTTGGTGGTGGGCCGGGCACTTGTCGTCGTCGTCGACGATCGCACTGCCCACGGCGACGAAGACCACAGCGGCCCGTTGGTCACCGAGCTGCTCACCGAGGCGGGGTTCGTGGTCGACGGTGTGGTCGCGGTGTCGGCCGACGAAGTTGAGATCCGCAACGCGCTGAACACCGCGGTGATCGGCGGGGTGGACCTGGTGGTGTCGGTCGGGGGGACCGGCGTCACGCCCCGCGACGTCACGCCGGAGGCCACCCGCGACATCCTGGACCGGGAAATCCTCGGGATCGCCGAAGCCATCCGCGCTTCAGGGCTGTCGGCAGGAATCATCGACGCGGGCCTGTCGCGCGGCTTGGCGGGAGTTTCGGGAAGCACGCTGGTGGTTAACCTCGCCGGCTCCCGCTACGCCGTGCGAGACGGCATGGCAACGCTGAATCCGTTGGCCGCTCAGATCATCGGGCAGTTGTCGAGTCTTGAAATCTGA
- a CDS encoding S1C family serine protease, which produces MTNHPRYSPPPQQPEYRAVPNQPVPPAYVQGSAQTYSQQFDWRYQRSQPQYGRPYDPFAGTGPRPLPGGTGVGPIPGGTGQGTVGGGAGPGPITGILPPMSPPPTVIHQRRPRAGMLAIGALTIAVVSAGIGGAAASVVELTRSPASTNGGGVVASGAPSIPAANMPAGSVEQVAAKVVPSVVMLETDLGRASEEGSGVILSSDGLILTNNHVVAAAAKPPAGAPPPKTTVTFSDGRTAPFTVVGADPTSDIAVIRVQGVSGLTPISLGSSSDLRVGQPVLAIGSPLGLAGTVTTGIVSALNRPVSTTGESGNQNTVLDAIQTDAAINPGNSGGALVNMNGQLVGINSAIATLGADSGDAQSGSIGLGFAIPVDQAKRIADELISTGKATHASLGVQVTTDKGIPGAKVVEVVQGGAAATAGVPKGVIVTKVDERPINSADALVAAVRSKAPGDKVALTFQDPSGGSRTVQVTLGKAEQ; this is translated from the coding sequence ATGACGAATCACCCGAGGTATTCGCCACCGCCGCAGCAGCCGGAATATCGTGCGGTGCCGAACCAACCGGTGCCGCCGGCGTATGTGCAAGGGTCTGCGCAAACATACAGTCAGCAGTTCGACTGGCGCTACCAGCGATCGCAGCCGCAGTACGGTCGGCCCTACGACCCCTTCGCGGGTACCGGCCCGCGCCCGCTGCCGGGCGGTACCGGGGTGGGCCCCATCCCGGGCGGTACCGGACAGGGCACTGTTGGTGGCGGCGCCGGTCCCGGCCCGATAACCGGCATCCTTCCGCCGATGTCACCGCCTCCCACGGTGATTCACCAGCGACGTCCCCGCGCGGGCATGCTGGCGATCGGCGCGCTCACCATCGCCGTAGTGTCGGCCGGTATCGGTGGTGCGGCCGCGTCGGTCGTCGAATTGACCCGGTCACCGGCGAGCACCAACGGGGGCGGAGTGGTCGCCAGCGGCGCTCCCAGCATTCCGGCAGCAAACATGCCGGCGGGTTCGGTCGAGCAGGTGGCCGCCAAGGTGGTGCCCAGCGTCGTCATGCTGGAGACCGATCTGGGGCGTGCATCGGAGGAGGGCTCGGGCGTCATCCTGTCCAGCGACGGGCTGATCCTGACCAACAACCACGTCGTCGCGGCCGCCGCCAAGCCGCCCGCCGGTGCTCCGCCGCCCAAAACCACGGTGACCTTCTCTGACGGCCGGACGGCACCGTTCACGGTGGTCGGGGCCGATCCCACCAGTGACATCGCCGTGATCAGGGTCCAAGGTGTCAGCGGACTCACCCCCATATCGCTGGGATCGTCATCGGATCTGCGGGTCGGTCAGCCGGTCCTGGCGATCGGTTCACCGCTGGGTCTGGCCGGCACGGTGACCACGGGAATCGTCAGCGCCCTCAACCGGCCGGTGTCGACCACCGGCGAGTCCGGTAACCAGAACACCGTTTTGGACGCTATCCAGACCGACGCGGCCATCAACCCCGGCAACTCCGGTGGTGCGCTGGTGAACATGAACGGCCAGCTGGTCGGAATCAACTCGGCCATCGCCACGTTGGGAGCGGATTCCGGCGATGCCCAGAGCGGCTCGATCGGCCTGGGTTTTGCCATCCCGGTCGACCAGGCCAAGCGCATTGCCGACGAGCTGATCAGTACCGGCAAGGCGACACACGCCTCGCTGGGCGTGCAGGTGACCACTGACAAGGGCATTCCCGGCGCCAAGGTGGTCGAGGTGGTGCAAGGCGGTGCCGCCGCCACTGCCGGAGTGCCCAAGGGGGTCATCGTCACCAAAGTGGACGAGCGCCCCATCAACAGCGCTGACGCGCTGGTCGCCGCGGTGCGATCCAAGGCGCCAGGCGACAAGGTGGCGCTGACCTTCCAAGACCCCTCGGGTGGCAGCCGCACCGTGCAGGTAACGCTAGGCAAGGCGGAGCAGTGA